One Notolabrus celidotus isolate fNotCel1 chromosome 16, fNotCel1.pri, whole genome shotgun sequence DNA window includes the following coding sequences:
- the scn1bb gene encoding sodium channel, voltage-gated, type I, beta b, translating to MATAAAHLLFFSLLCSLLVYQCYGACAEPDSDTEAVAGKGFKLGCLSCKRRSEVDGTATVEWYFRPKGEADFVHIYTYNEDGPTIEHEHFMDRVDWNGSKRSNDIQDASIYLLNVTFNDSGTYQCFFNRILFYASYEYNTVVSKVVHLSVVAKATRGTASIVSEVMMYVSIIGLQVWLLIEMIYCYRKISAAGEEALREAANAEYLAIASESKDNCAGVQVGE from the exons atggcaacagcagcagcacacctcctgttcttttctcttctctgcagCCTGTTGG tctaCCAGTGTTATGGGGCGTGTGCAGAGCCGGACTCTGACACAGAGGCGGTAGCGGGAAAGGGCTTCAAACTAGGCTGCCTGTCCTGCAAGAGGAGGAGTGAGGTGGACGGAACTGCCACAGTCGAGTGGTACTTCAGGCCCAAAGGAGAGGCTGACTTTGTTCAT ATCTACACCTACAACGAGGACGGCCCCACCATCGAACATGAGCACTTCATGGACCGTGTGGATTGGAATGGAAGTAAGAGGAGCAACGACATCCAAGACGCATCCATCTACCTGCTCAATGTCACCTTCAACGACTCGGGAACCTACCAGTGCTTCTTTAACCGCATCCTCTTCTACGCTTCTTACGAGTACAACACCGTGGTCAGCAAGGTGGTCCACCTCAGTGTGGTGGCTAAAG CCACCAGAGGAACCGCCTCCATCGTGTCTGAGGTCATGATGTACGTGTCCATCATTGGCCTTCAGGTCTGGCTTCTCATAGAGATGATATACTGCTACAGGAAGATCTCGGCAGCTGGGGAAGAAGCGTTACGGGAAGCGGC AAATGCTGAATATTTAGCGATAGCCTCGGAAAGTAAAGACAACTGTGCAGGGGTGCAGGTCGGAGAATAG
- the LOC117827781 gene encoding zinc finger and BTB domain-containing protein 22-like, translated as MDPTCSAPASGLTVQVCFPGARAAVLDNLNRQREEGRLCDLSIQVQGHVFKAHRCVLAASSPYFHDQVLLKNVTTVSLPSVMDPVAFESVLSSAYTGQLSIVHDDIVNYVTVASFLQMWHIVDKCTEILKRPRPSPEVPPGEASSAPPGSASRQQSPSSSDCLYLEREGRRKERKPDALPPLATWRRPQQFQRWGRTRPSSAQHLADSQLDAIPCYAESDYTSCEEAWVSSQAKTSHYAHDGPGHNIRHHGVFPSGEALKQKARINQRAALLSADRLLVKNREIGDSDEAQERKKNEKREIEADEGVGVEAVEKREGFAQMGHCGFHPIPHENVTPGQATGKASVEEMKDKGQRTLVGSDPSSDLPGVHASCQTSEVAPGPSCSASARMQWQTGPSSEQEPRLQDGEAGSCSKDEEEEEEEEDGDFECFTGGSFSRETYDEIEEGTGQVSQRPLVPGSPDFGVAGSEVNWPSTSAGQGQTANRHVSPSSAAFPPPSSPPTPSSSSSVSHAGAPFAGKVHFCHCGKAYTLKSMRDRHVKMQHLNLRPFGCPVCTKSFKMKHHLTKHLKTHGGLRPYECGLCGKKVIWRDSFLRHQARCERLASSSSGNSNNTSTAADIDDGYTYGFEDGEAFLAGGGQVKVEEVDFQGEMEDGMGGLFSSVSGIVDELRTGPQSLNMGGHVFKQEASEGFGGN; from the exons ATGGATCCGACCTGCAGTGCTCCAGCATCTGGTCTGACGGTCCAGGTGTGCTTCCCCGGTGCCCGAGCTGCTGTTTTGGACAATCTGAACCGCCAAAGGGAAGAAGGGCGGCTGTGCGACCTTTCCATCCAGGTGCAGGGTCACGTGTTCAAGGCACACCGATGTGTCCTCGCTGCATCCTCGCCTTACTTTCATGACCAG gtgTTACTGAAGAATGTTACGACTGTGTCCTTGCCCTCGGTTATGGACCCGGTGGCCTTTGAGAGTGTCCTCAGTTCTGCGTACACAGGCCAGCTGAGCATTGTGCATGATGACATTGTTAACTACGTCACTGTGGCCAGCTTCCTCCAGATGTGGCACATTGTGGACAAATGCACCGAGATCCTGAAAAGACCTCGGCCCTCACCGGAGGTCCCCCCAGGAGAGGCCAGCTCAGCTCCCCCTGGCTCTGCGTCTCGCCAGCAGTCCCCGAGCAGCTCAGACTGCTTATATCTGGAGAGGGAGGGgcgaaggaaggagagaaagccTGATGCATTGCCCCCATTAGCGACATGGAGACGGCcacagcagtttcaaagatGGGGTCGAACTCGGCCCTCATCAGCCCAGCACTTAGCAGACTCTCAGCTGGACGCCATCCCATGCTATGCAGAGAGTGATTACACCAGCTGTGAGGAAGCATGGGTATCCAGCCAGGCCAAAACCAGCCACTACGCCCATGATGGACCCGGTCACAATATCCGGCATCACGGGGTGTTCCCCAGTGGTGAAGCGTTAAAGCAGAAAGCCAGGATTAATCAGCGAGCTGCACTGCTGAGCGCCGATAGACTGCTTGTTAAGAATAGAGAGATCGGGGACAGTGATGAGgcacaagagagaaagaagaatgagAAAAGAGAGATTGAGGCCGATGAGGGAGTAGGAGTGGAGGCGGTGGAGAAGAGAGAAGGCTTTGCACAAATGGGACACTGTG GCTTCCACCCAATTCCACATGAAAATGTCACTCCTGGACAGGCCACAGGGAAAGCGAgtgtggaggagatgaaggacaAAGGGCAGAGGACTTTGGTAGGAAGTGATCCCTCTTCAGACCTGCCCGGTGTTCATGCTTCTTGCCAAACAAGTGAAGTAGCTCCAGGCCCCTCCTGCTCAGCCTCAGCTCGAATGCAGTGGCAGACCGGTCCCTCGTCTGAACAGGAGCCGAGGCTGCAGGACGGAGAAGCCGGCAGCTGCAGTAAAgacgaggaagaagaggaggaagaggaggatggggACTTTGAATGCTTCACAGGAGGGAGCTTTAGCAGAGAAACATATGATGAGATTGAAGAGGGAACAGGACAGGTTTCCCAGAGGCCTCTCGTGCCAGGGTCTCCTGACTTTGGCGTTGCTGGCTCAGAGGTTAACTGGCCTTCCACCAGTGCAGGACAAGGTCAAACAGCAAATCGCCACGTGTCTCCATCCTCTGCTGCTTTTCCACCACCCTCTTCACCCCCAACTCCCTCATCGTCATCCTCAGTTTCCCACGCTGGCGCCCCCTTCGCAGGCAAAGTCCACTTTTGCCACTGCGGCAAAGCCTACACCCTGAAGAGCATGCGTGACCGGCACGTAAAGATGCAGCACCTCAATCTACGCCCCTTCGGCTGCCCTGTTTGCACAAAGTCCTTTAAAATGAAGCACCACCTAACAAAGCACCTAAAGACTCACGGAGGGCTGCGTCCCTACGAGTGTGGCCTGTGTGGGAAGAAAGTCATTTGGAGAGACAGCTTCCTCAGGCATCAGGCCCGATGTGAGAGACTTGCCTCCAGCTCCTCGGGTAACAGTAACAACACGAGCACGGCAGCAGATATTGATGACGGCTACACTTACGGGTTTGAAGATGGAGAGGCTTTCCTGGCAGGGGGAGGACAAGTGAAAGTGGAGGAGGTGGATTTTCAAGGGGAGATGGAGGACGGGATGGGCGGCCTGTTTAGCAGTGTGTCTGGGATTGTGGACGAGCTGAGGACTGGGCCACAAAGTTTGAACATGGGTGGTCATGTTTTCAAACAGGAAGCGAGCGAGGGCTTCGGTGGAAATTAA